Proteins encoded in a region of the Frondihabitans sp. 762G35 genome:
- a CDS encoding DUF2231 domain-containing protein — MSWTFNGLPIHVLVVHFVVIVVPLTALVAVLAAFWPAARRRIGIVAPILALVALISVPIATQAGEALQEQITETSLSRMHTHRGEDLLPWAGLLFLGALLQWGWFRYATGEGALAGRVTSERARLVIRIVITVLVVVAAVGACVQVFLIGESGARAVWESRLN; from the coding sequence ATGAGCTGGACTTTCAACGGTCTCCCGATCCACGTCCTCGTGGTCCACTTCGTCGTCATCGTCGTGCCGCTGACCGCCCTCGTCGCCGTCCTCGCGGCGTTCTGGCCCGCGGCGCGGCGTCGGATCGGCATCGTGGCGCCGATCCTGGCGCTCGTCGCCCTGATCAGCGTGCCGATCGCGACGCAGGCCGGCGAGGCCCTGCAGGAGCAGATCACGGAGACGTCGCTGAGCCGGATGCACACGCACAGGGGCGAGGACCTCCTGCCTTGGGCCGGCCTCCTCTTCCTGGGGGCCCTCCTGCAGTGGGGCTGGTTCCGATACGCCACCGGCGAGGGAGCGCTGGCGGGGCGCGTGACGTCGGAGCGGGCACGCCTGGTGATCCGCATCGTGATCACCGTGCTCGTGGTGGTCGCCGCCGTCGGCGCCTGCGTCCAGGTCTTCCTCATCGGGGAGTCGGGCGCCCGCGCCGTCTGGGAGTCGCGCCTCAACTAG
- the ku gene encoding non-homologous end joining protein Ku gives MRSIWKGAITFGLVNVPVKVYSATEDHDIALHQVHDKDGGRIRYQRRCEVCHRVVDYEHIDRAYDDGERTVVLTEDDLKTLPEERSREIDVLEFVPSDQLDPIMFDRSYFLEPDGSSAKAYVLLRRTLEATERTAIVHFSLRQKTRLGALRVRGKTLMLQSLLWDDEVREADFPALKAGIRVTEKELSLSANLVESLSEDFAPADFGDDYQRELQTLIDAKLKEGESVDTDATFGDDDSDAGSGKGEGEVIDLMDALRQSVDRTRAAKTKKKA, from the coding sequence ATGCGATCCATCTGGAAAGGCGCCATCACGTTCGGCCTGGTCAACGTGCCGGTCAAGGTCTACAGCGCGACGGAGGACCACGACATCGCGCTCCACCAGGTCCACGACAAGGACGGCGGCAGGATCCGCTACCAGCGTCGCTGCGAGGTCTGCCACAGGGTCGTCGACTACGAGCACATCGACCGCGCCTACGACGACGGCGAGCGCACGGTCGTCCTGACGGAGGACGACCTGAAGACGCTTCCGGAGGAGCGGAGCCGCGAGATCGACGTCCTGGAGTTCGTGCCGAGCGACCAGCTCGATCCGATCATGTTCGACCGGAGCTACTTCCTCGAGCCGGACGGGTCCTCCGCGAAGGCCTACGTGCTGCTGCGGCGGACCCTGGAGGCGACCGAGAGGACGGCGATCGTCCACTTCTCGCTCCGCCAGAAGACGCGGCTCGGGGCCCTCCGCGTGCGCGGGAAGACGCTCATGCTCCAGTCGTTGCTCTGGGACGACGAGGTGCGGGAGGCCGACTTCCCGGCGCTGAAGGCGGGCATCCGGGTCACCGAGAAGGAGCTGTCCCTGTCGGCGAATCTCGTCGAGAGCCTTTCCGAGGACTTCGCCCCCGCGGACTTCGGCGACGACTACCAGCGCGAGCTCCAGACCCTCATCGACGCCAAGCTGAAGGAGGGCGAGTCGGTCGACACGGATGCGACCTTCGGCGACGACGACTCCGACGCCGGTTCCGGGAAGGGCGAGGGCGAGGTCATCGACCTGATGGACGCGCTGCGGCAGAGCGTCGATCGCACCCGCGCCGCGAAGACAAAGAAGAAGGCCTAG
- a CDS encoding helix-turn-helix transcriptional regulator, whose protein sequence is MTTDSQALTLESLLAVLRSPQLDDRAARTIARDLATSSLVGLRERTDLENDALLEPVVGAFARLRSDLRPLVRFGDLDVQFVEPPVSGRALPGEVAHAARAIVRSAVLAFVDQGSSRRVRIQWDCDGLNLLISIRDDGEGELTGHDDSLAPIAQRVTALKGTFGVESTAGWGSELSVTIPLDPPAPPTPLVDVVDFSPREREVLALLVEGARNHAMATALGISENTVKFHVSNLLRKTGAESRAELISLAR, encoded by the coding sequence ATGACGACGGACTCGCAGGCCCTCACGCTGGAGTCGCTGCTCGCGGTGCTCCGGTCGCCTCAGCTCGACGATCGCGCCGCGCGCACGATCGCGCGCGACCTCGCCACCTCCTCGCTCGTAGGGCTCCGGGAGCGGACCGACCTGGAGAACGACGCGCTCCTGGAGCCGGTCGTCGGGGCCTTCGCGCGGCTCCGGAGCGACCTCCGGCCGCTGGTGCGGTTCGGCGACCTCGACGTGCAGTTCGTGGAGCCGCCCGTGTCCGGCCGCGCGCTCCCCGGCGAGGTCGCCCACGCGGCGCGCGCGATCGTCCGCAGCGCCGTGCTGGCCTTCGTCGACCAGGGCAGCAGTCGCCGGGTGCGGATCCAGTGGGACTGTGACGGCCTCAACCTCCTGATCAGCATCCGCGACGACGGCGAGGGCGAGCTGACCGGGCACGACGACTCCCTCGCGCCCATCGCCCAGCGGGTCACGGCGCTCAAGGGCACGTTCGGCGTCGAGTCGACGGCGGGATGGGGGTCCGAGCTCTCGGTGACGATCCCGCTCGATCCGCCCGCTCCTCCGACGCCGCTCGTCGACGTCGTCGACTTCAGCCCGCGGGAGCGGGAGGTGCTCGCGCTCCTCGTCGAAGGGGCGCGCAACCACGCCATGGCGACGGCGCTCGGTATCAGCGAGAACACCGTGAAGTTCCACGTCTCGAACCTGCTCCGGAAGACCGGCGCCGAGAGCCGCGCCGAGCTCATCTCGCTCGCGCGCTGA
- the hxlB gene encoding 6-phospho-3-hexuloisomerase, translating into MTDAAARTADSLARIAGEIAMATEAVVRDAHLDAALDALDRAERVFVLGAGRSGLALRMTAMRLMHLGLRVHVVGEVTTPAIASGDLLLTASGSGTTSSILRAAETARSVGARVAALTTDADSPLAEAADTVVLLPAAAKLDRSGTASAQYAGGLFEQLVVLTGDALFDALWRRSGRSADDLWPSHSNLE; encoded by the coding sequence ATGACCGACGCCGCCGCCCGCACCGCCGACTCCCTCGCCCGGATCGCCGGCGAGATCGCCATGGCCACCGAGGCCGTCGTCCGCGACGCCCACCTCGACGCCGCTCTGGACGCCCTCGACCGGGCCGAGCGCGTGTTCGTCCTCGGCGCCGGCCGCTCCGGCCTCGCGCTCCGCATGACCGCGATGCGCCTGATGCACCTGGGGCTGCGCGTCCACGTCGTCGGCGAGGTCACGACCCCGGCGATCGCCTCGGGCGACCTCCTGCTGACGGCCAGCGGGTCGGGGACGACCTCGAGCATCCTGCGCGCCGCCGAGACCGCGCGCTCCGTCGGCGCCCGCGTCGCCGCCCTGACGACCGACGCCGACTCCCCACTCGCGGAGGCGGCCGACACGGTGGTGCTCCTGCCCGCCGCGGCGAAGCTCGACCGCTCGGGGACGGCCAGCGCCCAGTACGCCGGCGGCCTCTTCGAGCAGCTCGTCGTCCTCACCGGCGACGCCCTCTTCGACGCGCTCTGGCGCCGCTCCGGCCGCTCCGCCGACGACCTGTGGCCGTCGCACTCCAATCTCGAATGA
- a CDS encoding universal stress protein — MTSDTSPTARVVVGFDGSDAALEALGSAARMASLLKAKLEVVQAWHYPTSYGGFPIGASWAPDEDATLTLRAGLHRCFGREIPSWVEARIAEGQPARVLLRASRGAEMLVVGSRGHGGFAGLLLGSVSSACAEHATCPVLVVHSDAHDAEARAATAHDDDHAEPQRVDLEATVPL; from the coding sequence ATGACCTCAGACACCTCCCCCACCGCGCGCGTCGTCGTGGGCTTCGACGGCTCGGACGCCGCCCTGGAAGCGCTCGGCAGCGCCGCCCGGATGGCATCGCTCCTGAAGGCGAAGCTCGAGGTCGTCCAGGCGTGGCACTATCCGACCTCGTACGGCGGCTTCCCGATCGGCGCCAGCTGGGCACCCGACGAGGACGCGACGCTGACCCTCCGGGCCGGCCTCCACCGCTGCTTCGGCCGCGAGATCCCGTCGTGGGTCGAGGCCAGAATCGCGGAGGGGCAACCGGCGCGGGTGCTGCTCCGGGCGAGCCGCGGCGCCGAGATGCTCGTCGTCGGGAGCCGCGGTCACGGTGGTTTCGCGGGACTCCTCCTCGGGTCCGTCAGCTCGGCCTGCGCCGAGCACGCGACCTGCCCGGTCCTCGTCGTCCACTCGGACGCGCACGACGCCGAGGCACGCGCCGCGACCGCGCACGACGACGACCACGCCGAGCCGCAGCGCGTCGACCTCGAGGCCACCGTCCCGCTCTGA
- the hxlA gene encoding 3-hexulose-6-phosphate synthase, with protein sequence MKLQFAMDTLTTEAALELAAAAAPHVDILELGTPLIKSAGLSAVTAIKDAHPDKIVFADLKTMDAGELEADIAFSAGADLVTVLGVAGDSTIVGAVKAAKKHGKGVVADLIGVADKVARAKEVTALGVQFVEMHAGLDEQAEDGFTFDTLLDDGKASGVAFSVAGGISVSTIEAVQASGAEVAVAGGAIYGAPDVGAAAAALRAAIV encoded by the coding sequence ATGAAGCTCCAGTTCGCCATGGACACCCTGACCACCGAGGCCGCCCTCGAACTCGCCGCCGCGGCCGCCCCGCACGTCGACATCCTCGAGCTCGGCACGCCGCTCATCAAGAGCGCCGGCCTCTCCGCCGTGACGGCCATCAAGGACGCCCACCCCGACAAGATCGTCTTCGCCGACCTCAAGACCATGGACGCCGGCGAGCTCGAGGCCGACATCGCGTTCAGCGCCGGAGCCGACCTCGTGACGGTCCTCGGCGTCGCCGGGGACAGCACCATCGTCGGAGCCGTGAAGGCTGCGAAGAAGCACGGCAAGGGCGTCGTCGCCGACCTGATCGGCGTCGCCGACAAGGTCGCGCGCGCCAAGGAGGTCACCGCCCTCGGCGTCCAGTTCGTCGAGATGCACGCCGGCCTCGACGAGCAGGCGGAGGACGGCTTCACGTTCGACACGCTGCTCGACGACGGCAAGGCGTCCGGCGTCGCGTTCTCTGTGGCCGGCGGGATCTCCGTCTCCACCATCGAGGCCGTCCAGGCCTCCGGAGCCGAGGTCGCCGTCGCCGGCGGCGCCATCTACGGCGCTCCCGACGTGGGCGCCGCCGCCGCCGCGCTCCGCGCCGCCATCGTCTGA
- a CDS encoding pyridoxamine 5'-phosphate oxidase family protein yields the protein MYARDDAVTELAREECWTRLRSAEIGRLATGIGRELEIFPITFRCDGRSLFFRTSPGSKLTMMSINPWVVVEIDGFDDTGAWSVVAKGTARYLRSAVELEVADSLDLVPWIPGERRAMVRIDVEQVTGRTFVRADRTDSGHRATAAASDQTRSPAT from the coding sequence ATGTACGCACGAGACGACGCCGTGACGGAGCTGGCCCGGGAGGAGTGCTGGACGCGCCTCCGGTCGGCGGAGATCGGCCGGCTGGCGACGGGCATCGGGCGCGAGCTGGAGATCTTCCCGATCACCTTCCGGTGCGACGGCCGCTCGCTCTTCTTCCGCACGTCACCGGGGTCGAAGCTCACCATGATGAGCATCAACCCGTGGGTCGTCGTCGAGATCGACGGCTTCGACGACACGGGCGCCTGGAGCGTCGTCGCGAAGGGGACGGCGCGGTACCTCCGGAGCGCCGTCGAGCTGGAGGTCGCCGACTCGCTCGACCTCGTCCCGTGGATCCCCGGCGAGCGTCGCGCCATGGTCCGGATCGACGTCGAGCAGGTGACCGGCCGGACGTTCGTCCGCGCCGATCGCACCGACAGCGGCCATCGCGCGACGGCCGCGGCGTCGGATCAGACCCGCAGCCCGGCGACGTAG
- a CDS encoding universal stress protein codes for MNRVDESPHRRTSDEQMVHDLRTARRESVLVAYDGSPTSVAALDWAVARARRSAWGTSRLTLVRVERDGRETPRTDERLHDLLTTARTKQDELPGIPITARVVTGRVDQALRSAAGDDDVVVVGSGLQPHLLRRTLGERLWLLGVGCTLVVPPLVVDGDVTLLVDDGEPSQAALAVACTEASLRSLPLDLVAVLDDDAKADEREDLQESLLRGRAAATSRAPGLAVRTRLLRGPLVETARRVSATSALVVIEGDSTRPDRGHRLREGLLMDVLAPTALVDGHSATTA; via the coding sequence ATGAATCGAGTCGACGAGTCCCCGCATCGGCGCACCTCGGACGAGCAGATGGTCCACGACCTCCGCACCGCTCGACGGGAGAGCGTCCTCGTCGCCTACGACGGGTCGCCCACGTCGGTGGCCGCTCTCGACTGGGCGGTCGCTCGGGCTCGTCGATCGGCGTGGGGCACGAGCCGGTTGACACTCGTGCGCGTCGAACGCGACGGCCGCGAGACCCCCCGCACCGACGAACGACTCCACGACCTCCTGACCACGGCGCGCACGAAACAGGACGAACTCCCCGGCATCCCGATCACGGCGCGGGTCGTCACCGGCCGCGTCGACCAGGCCCTCCGGTCGGCCGCCGGTGACGACGACGTCGTCGTCGTCGGGTCCGGCCTCCAACCGCACCTCCTTCGCCGCACCCTCGGCGAGCGACTCTGGCTCCTCGGCGTCGGCTGCACCCTCGTGGTGCCCCCTCTCGTCGTGGACGGCGACGTCACCCTCCTGGTCGACGACGGCGAACCGTCGCAGGCCGCCCTCGCCGTCGCGTGCACCGAGGCCTCTCTGCGGTCGCTGCCCCTCGACCTCGTCGCCGTGCTGGACGACGACGCCAAAGCGGACGAGCGCGAGGACCTGCAGGAGTCGCTGCTCCGGGGCCGTGCCGCGGCCACCTCGCGCGCGCCCGGTCTCGCCGTGCGGACCCGGCTCCTGCGAGGCCCCCTCGTCGAGACGGCGCGACGCGTCAGCGCCACCTCGGCCCTGGTCGTGATCGAGGGAGACAGCACGCGCCCCGACCGGGGGCACCGCCTGCGCGAGGGCCTGCTGATGGACGTGCTCGCCCCCACCGCCCTCGTCGACGGGCACTCCGCGACGACCGCCTGA